AGGCAGCCCGCTGGCGATCTCTGGCCGGTGCGGCTCCAACCAAGGCGGCAGTACCAAGGTTGTCCCCAGGGTTTCGAACGGCTCGTTGTAAGTCATGCCCGGGGGATCCGTGGCGATTTCATAAAGGATCGAGCCGGGTTCGCGGAAATAGATGCTGTGGAAATAGTTCCGGTCGATGAAATCGGTCGGCCGCATGCCAGCGGCAACGAACCTCGCTCGCCACTCGGCATGGTCGGCATCGTCCTTGGCCCGGAATGCCACATGGTGGACGGTGCCCACACCGCCCCGCCCGAGTTGTGTGTTATTAGTGTTCAACTGCAAAAAATTACCGATATCCGCCGGACTTTGGAGCAGTTGGATACCGTCTTCTTCTCCTGCCAACTCGTATCCCATCGTGCCGGTCAACAGGTCTACCGAACGATCCGGGTGGAGGCTCGCCAGTCGGACGCCGTGGAACCCGTGGATCGCCTGATCTGCGGAGATCCCGCCCCACGCCACAGCCGGATTGGGGGAGGCCACGCTGTCTACAAGCTCCAGCGCAAAATCATCGTGGTCGGAAAACGAGAGGAATGATTGATTGAACATCTCCTTTTCAGTGAAAACCACCCCAGCACTTCGCAGCCTCTCCGCCCAAAAGCTCAGCGAACCGCGAGGGACGGCAAACTGCATGGCTTCGGCCTGGCTTGCCCCAACTGTGCCGCGGTGGCTTTCGGGCCAGGGAAAGAACGTGAGCAAGGTGCCGGGGGATCCCGCCGGATCTCCGTAATACAGGTGGTAGGTGCTTGGGTCGTCGTAATTCACGGTGACTTTGACAAGGCGCAGCCCCAAAATCCCCGAGTAAAAATCAACATTGCGTTGCGGGTTCCCGCTCATCGCGGTGACGTGATGGATTCCTTCGATCCGGTTGGTCATGGTGTTAATAACGAAACGAGTCGTTCACTAATTCCCCGGGGCCTAGTCCAAGACTAGGCGTCGAAGCTGATCCCTTGGGCGAGCGCGGGCTTTTCCAAGCCGAAATAGGTGGTGCTGGTTTGCCGTCGCATATAGGCTTTCCAAGAATCCGAACCCGATTCCCGGCCCCCTCCCGTTTCCTTTTCGCCGCCGAATGCCCCGCCGATTTCGGCCCCCGAGGTGCCGGTGTTCACGTTGGCGATCCCGCAATCCGAGTGCCGCTTGAAGAACTCCGCTTCCCGCACGTCCGTCGTCATGATGGCGCTGCTGAGGCCCTGCGGAACGGAGTTGTGCATCGCCATCGCGCCTGCCAGATCGGAATAGGGGATCAGGTAAGTCAAGGGGGCAAAAGTTTCGGTATGGATCACATCCGGGTGGTTCTTGAGGCGGACGAGACAAGGGTGGGCATAGTAACCGCCAGATTCTTCGCGCAGGCGGTGTCCACCCACGATCTCGGCCGCATGGGGCCGGGCGGCGTCGATGGCCGACTGCATGCAGTCAAAGGCCGCGCCGTCGATCAATGGCCCGACAAGGGTTGTTGCTTCAAGGGGATCGCCAACTTTTCCGGCCCCAATCTGGAGGTAAGCGGCCTTCAGGGTATCAAAAACCTTGTCGATGATGGATTCGTGCACAAAAACCCGCCGGGTGGTGGTGCACCTTTGGCCGGCAGTGCCGACGCTGCCAAACAAGATGCTGGGCACCGCGACCCCCAAATCGGCGCTCGGCGTGACAATGACCGCATTGTTGCCACCCAGTTCTAACAGTGAACGGCCAAACCGGGCCGCAACTTTGGGTCCGACGGCTGCGCCCATCCGGGTTGAACCCGTGGCCGAGATCAAAGGGATCCGGCGGTCTTCCACCATTTGGTTGCCTTCTGCCACCGCACCGAGTATGACTTGGCTCAGATTCTTAGGGGCATCGGGGAACCCGGCGAGGACTTCGTTCAGCAGGTGCTGGACGGCCAGGGCCGTCAAGGGGGTTTTTTCGCTCGGCTTCCACACCGTGGAATCCCCGCAGACAAAAGCTAGGGCGGCATTCCAACTCCAAACGGCAACAGGGAAGTTGAAAGCGCTGATGATTCCCACGGGGCCGAGGGGAAGCCAATTCTCTTGCATGGAGTGGTTGGGTCGCTCGCTTTGGATTGTCAAGCCATAGAGTTGCCGGCTGAGTCCGACGGCAAAGTCGCAGATGTCAATCATCTCCTGGACTTCGCCACGGCCCTCTTCGAGGATCTTTCCGCACTCGATGGTGACCAGTTGAGCCAGGCCCTCCTTGTGTTCGCGGAGTTTGTTGCCCAGTTGGCGGACAAGTTCCCCGCGCCGGGGGGCGGGGACTTCCCGCCACGCATGGAAGGCCTCCACCGATCGGGCGAGGATGGCATCGATTTCGGCAGGCGAGTGTTTGCGGAGCGTGGCCAGCGGTGAACCATCGATGGGCGATGCCACGGCCAGATCGTTGCCCCGATACTGGTCAAGGTCTGGGATCAGGCGGGCTAAGACGTCATCGAATCGGCTCATGGTTCCAGTTTGACAGAGCGAACGGAGGCGTGCCCGGGTTCATTGGGCAAGCAAAAGGCCCCTGGTTGCAATGACCAGGGGCCTTTTTGATTCCAATTGTTGGGGTTATTTCTTCCGGCGTCGGAGGGCGGCCGCAGCGGCCAACCCGAGGACGGCGAGGGTCGCCGGTTCGGGAACTGCTTCAACTTGAACGTTGTCGATCAAGCCAAACGAGGACAGGTTCGAGAACGGATCCGTCGAAGACGTCGCGTTGATGTCGCTGTGGGCAAAGAACAGTTGGTTGCCGCTGAAGGTTGCGTTTGTCAACGTGGCGATGAGCAAGCCATCGACCGACCACGTGACCGTGGAACCGACCTTGGCGACTTCCCACCGGTGCCAGGCCATGCCGAGTGCCCCAACTTGCGTAGAGCCGGTTTGGTTCAAAAACCCTTGGCCGTTTGCCCATGCGGTTTGCGCTGCCGGAACGGTGCCTTGGAAGCCGGCATAGTAAGCGTTGCTGTTGTTTTGGGATCCAGCCGCATAGGTTCCCACGATGGCGCCGGCCGTTTGGTTGTACATCCGGTAGTCCGATGCGCTGCCCCCGTCACCGGTGGCATAGACGCTGACCCCGCTCATCGGGGAGCCGATCCATTGCGAGACATTGCTACCCCCGATTCCAGCTCCGGTGATTTGGGTCGAACCGCTCCCACCGGCCGGAAGGGGGCCGATGATGTTTTGCCAAGCGTCGAACCGCAAAGTGTAATCGCCCGTGAAGGACTGAGTTTGCAAAACGACGGACATGCCGCTGAACACGCCGGTTCCCACCACGTTAGCCTGCATTTTGAGGCCATGGGTGTCCGTCCCGTTCGGGGCGACGGGGATCCCGACCGTCGAATAGTCGAAGAAGAAGTCGGCAGTCCCGCCGAGGTCGCCGATCGAGGCGGTATCGCCGGTGATCGATCCGTAATAGTTCCAGTTCGCCGTGACGTCGGTCGAGAAATTCTCGGTGTAGATAACCTGGGCATGGGCACCGGCGGCCACGGCCGCAAATGCTGCCAGGGTAAGCGTTCTTTTCATCATGTCAACCTTCTCCGAAAAAGGAAAGTGAGGGAATCCCCTCGGGTCAAAGTATCCCAGAATTCCTCTCAAGTGGGGCCAAATCCCAAGAAAGCCCGCAAAAATGCCTAAAGTCGCAGACGGCGAGGCGAAAAGCTTCAGAAAAGAGGCTTGACAAGGGAAGTAGACATAACTATACTATAAAACGTGACGGTACAAGAATTCATCGCCAACGAAACCTCCCGCGCTGCTGAAGCCCTCATCCATCAGGCCACCAGGATGCCAGACGGCAAACCGAGTTGGAACCCGATGGAAGAGGGCCGATCCGCCCTCGACCAAGTCGCGGAATGTGCGCTCATCGGCGAATCTCTCCCCGGGATCATCGCCAACCGCAAAATGCCGGATTTCACCGCCGAGATGATGGAACAGTTCGACCGTGACAAGAGGTCGATGGATCTGCAAACCGCGACGTCCCGGCTGAGAGAGGCGACCGCCAAGTTGTGCGAGGCGATCCGGGCGACCCCCGATGCCGATCTCTTGGAATCCATGCCGTTTTGGGGGCCAGAACCCTGGACCGTGGCCGCCGTGCTCAACTTCCACAACTGGAACATGGTCTATCACGTCGGGCAAGTCAATTACATCCAAACCCTGTACGGCGACAAAGACATGGGATAACCTTGAGAGATGCCCCACCCCGAGCGGTCGACCGCCGTCCAACAGGCCAAGCGGTCAGTTTTGGCGGGGATGGCGGTCAACAGCGTTTTGGTGCTGGTTAAGGGTGTGGCCGGGGTGGCCGGGCACTCGCAGGCACTTGTCGCCGACGCCATCGAATCGGCTAGTGATGTCGTGGGATCGGCGGTCGTCTATGCGGGGCTTAGGGTTGCCGGCGGGCCACCCACCGAATCCCACCCTTATGGCAAGGGCCGCGCCGAGCCCTTGGCAGCCGCGCTGATCGGGCTCCTCATGCTGGCCGCTTCGGCAGGCATCGTCATCTCTGGAATCCAGCACATCGTCGAACCGCACCAAAAGCCGGAGCCATTCACTCTGGTCACATTGGTCGTTGTCATCGCCGTCAAAGAAGGCATGTTCCGCTTTGCCCAACGGCAAGGCCGCGAAACCGGCAGCATCGCGGTGGAGGCCGACGCCTGGCACCACCGGTCGGACGCGTTCACATCGCTGGCCGCGTTCGCCGGCATACTGATGTCTCTGACTTTGGGCCCCGCCTTTGCATCGGCCGATGCCTGGGCGGCGCTGATCGCCGCCGTTGTCATCGCGGTCAACGCGGTGCAAATCATGAGGCCGGCGGTCGGGGAACTCACGGACGCGAACCCGGGGCAAGACTTGGTTCTCGAAGTCGCTCGGATCGCGCGCACCGTGCCTAACGTGAAAGGCACCCACCATTGCTGGGTCCGTAAACATGGCCTGGATTACTTTGTCGACCTCGACGTCCTTGTCGATGGCGACATCAGCGTCCGCGCTGGCCACGATATCGCGCACGAAGTCCACAACGCCGTCACCAACCAACTCCCTTTCGTCCGCCGGGTCTACGTCCACGTCGAACCGGAAGACGACCACGGGCGGTTCCCCTTGGAGTGGGAAGGGCGCGAAGACTCCTAATCCCGGCCCACAAATCCCAGTTTCCGGAACCAGTAGTAGATCCCAAACCCGGAGAGGACCATTAGGCCGACCGCAAAGGGGTAGCCGAGTTTCCAGTCGAGTTCCGGAATAAATTTGAAGTTCATGCCGTAGATCCCGGCGATTAGCGCCGAGGTCATCAAGATCGTGCTGATGATCGTCAGGGTCCGCATGATCTCGTTGAGGCGGTTGCCTGTGATGCTCAACTGGACATCCATCAAACCGCTGACCATGTCTCGGCCCAGGTCGATGTTCTCGGCCAGACGCAGGCTGTGGTTGTACAGATCCTGGTATTCGGGCAGGTCTCCGGGCTGCACAGAAGGCTGGCCGATGCGGATTAGCGAGTTGATGTTTTCCCGGAGCGGGGAGACATTTTTCCGGACCGTCAGCAGCATTTTCTTGATCCGGATCGCTTCGCCGGAGTGATTGCCGTTTTCGGCAAAGATCCTGTCTTCCAAATCGTCGATTCGGTCGTGGAGTTCGTCCACAACCGGGAAAAACGAATCGACGCACAGATCGAGGACGGAATAGAGGAGCCGCGATGAGGTGGATCCGTGCTCTTGCGGTTCGCACGACCACGCGTCGAACAGTTCATCGAACGCCGGGATCGGGGACTTGCACACAGTCAGCAGACTGCTTTGGGTCACGTATACGGCAATAGGGATGTATTCGGGTTCTGGACTGCACCGGCTGAAGGTGCACAACAGGGCGATTCCGGCGGGGCGGCTCTCGATTCCGATCCGGAAAAAGCCGTCGGCAAAGTCCCCGGCCGTCAGCGGGAACTGGGCGGCCAATGCGGCCAACGGATCCGGCGGATCGGGCAGCGGGTGCCCTGCTAATAGCCACGTCAAACCGTTTGCGGGGAACGGCTCTCCGGGGTGGAGCGTGACCACTCGCCCCGTTGGATCCAGGCATGCGGCACGGTATTCGGGGGCTAGCGACATCGGAGTCTCTTTGGAAGAGACGAAGAATCGATCGACAATTTGGCGGGAACGTGTGGGAATCGAACCCACCCGGCGCCCAAAAGCGCCACACGCGGTTTTGAAGACCGGGAGGCACACCAGCACCCATCCGCTCCCCTGTGCCTCAACGATTATGGGACAACGAGTGCTGCGGCTTCAGGGCACATAAACCCGGACATAGTCCACTTCGAGCGTGGCTGGGAATTCCGTATGGGCCGGATCGCCCCCGGTGGAGCCGATCGCCAAGTTGAGCAACAGCCAGTGCGGTTGGTGGAACGGGTTGAACCCGTCGGGGTTTTCCGCCTTGGAAACATCCGTCTGGTTGAGCAACTCACCATCGACCGAAAGCCGGATCGTTTCGGCGGTCCAATCCATTACCCAAGTGTGGAAATGCCGCCCCCAATCGGGGTCGCGACCAAAAAAGTGAGAGATCGGGGTCTTGACCGTGTCCCAAACCTGGTGGTCCGCCGATCCATAGGCCGTGTTGGCCAACAACTGCTGTTGGTAAAACTCCATGACATCGACCTCACCGCACTGGGGCCACGGACGGTCGGCCCCTTTCGTCCAGATGGCGGGCCAGAGCCCGTTTTCGGGTCGGAACCGCGCCCTCACCTCCAAGCGGCCATACCGCCAAGAGAATTTCCCCCTCGTCACCACCGAGGCCGAGGTGTAATCCGCAGAAGCGCGGTTGGTTTTCCAATCGGCAGAGCCTTTGACATAGCCCGGATTCGAAAACTCTTCCCGACGGCCTTCGATGACCAGGAACCCGCCTTCGACCCGGGCGTTCTCCGGCCGGTAATATTGCAACTCCTTGTTGCGGACGAACCCGACTTCGAAATCCCATTTGGCTGGATCGGGCCGGCCCACATAGTCAAACTCGTCGGAAAAAGCCAGTTGCCCGGGCTCTCTGATTTGGGCCAGGGCCAGCAATGCCGGAAACATGGCTGTGGTTTACCCGGGCGTGGGCCTTGGGAATCATTGCCCACAGCCGCGACTTCATAGTTGACGATGATGAAAGTCGAATGGAAAGGCGGGATGGCGTTTGAGGCAACGGGTGCCAATGGCGAGTCGTTTGTGATGGATGCCCATCCAGACCATGGCGGGGAAGATGGCGGAGTCTCTCCGGTTGAAGCATTGCTCGCGGCAGCGGCTGCTTGCTCAGGGATGGATGTGGTCAGCATCCTCCGAAAAAAGCAGCAAAAGCTGACCAGCTACCGGATCGAAGTCTCGATCGAACGCGACCCACCGGGCGAATGGCCACGCCCGATCAAGAAAATGAGCGTTCGGCACATCGTGCAAGGCGATGGACTTGACGAAGCGGCCGTTGCCCGGAGCATCCAGCTTTCGGATGAAAAATACTGCACCGTTTTGGCCACTCTCCGCCTGTCCCCGCAAATCGAATCCACCTACACCGTCGAGTGACCAAAATGGCCCCCAGGCAACCGCCTGGGGGCCATATCATTCCAGTTTGCCTTGCGGGTTAGTTGCCGC
Above is a genomic segment from Armatimonadota bacterium containing:
- a CDS encoding cation transporter, with amino-acid sequence MPHPERSTAVQQAKRSVLAGMAVNSVLVLVKGVAGVAGHSQALVADAIESASDVVGSAVVYAGLRVAGGPPTESHPYGKGRAEPLAAALIGLLMLAASAGIVISGIQHIVEPHQKPEPFTLVTLVVVIAVKEGMFRFAQRQGRETGSIAVEADAWHHRSDAFTSLAAFAGILMSLTLGPAFASADAWAALIAAVVIAVNAVQIMRPAVGELTDANPGQDLVLEVARIARTVPNVKGTHHCWVRKHGLDYFVDLDVLVDGDISVRAGHDIAHEVHNAVTNQLPFVRRVYVHVEPEDDHGRFPLEWEGREDS
- a CDS encoding ring-cleaving dioxygenase, which codes for MTNRIEGIHHVTAMSGNPQRNVDFYSGILGLRLVKVTVNYDDPSTYHLYYGDPAGSPGTLLTFFPWPESHRGTVGASQAEAMQFAVPRGSLSFWAERLRSAGVVFTEKEMFNQSFLSFSDHDDFALELVDSVASPNPAVAWGGISADQAIHGFHGVRLASLHPDRSVDLLTGTMGYELAGEEDGIQLLQSPADIGNFLQLNTNNTQLGRGGVGTVHHVAFRAKDDADHAEWRARFVAAGMRPTDFIDRNYFHSIYFREPGSILYEIATDPPGMTYNEPFETLGTTLVLPPWLEPHRPEIASGLPGFTSREGAVFP
- a CDS encoding PEP-CTERM sorting domain-containing protein, which produces MKRTLTLAAFAAVAAGAHAQVIYTENFSTDVTANWNYYGSITGDTASIGDLGGTADFFFDYSTVGIPVAPNGTDTHGLKMQANVVGTGVFSGMSVVLQTQSFTGDYTLRFDAWQNIIGPLPAGGSGSTQITGAGIGGSNVSQWIGSPMSGVSVYATGDGGSASDYRMYNQTAGAIVGTYAAGSQNNSNAYYAGFQGTVPAAQTAWANGQGFLNQTGSTQVGALGMAWHRWEVAKVGSTVTWSVDGLLIATLTNATFSGNQLFFAHSDINATSSTDPFSNLSSFGLIDNVQVEAVPEPATLAVLGLAAAAALRRRKK
- a CDS encoding glycoside hydrolase family 16 protein, producing the protein MFPALLALAQIREPGQLAFSDEFDYVGRPDPAKWDFEVGFVRNKELQYYRPENARVEGGFLVIEGRREEFSNPGYVKGSADWKTNRASADYTSASVVTRGKFSWRYGRLEVRARFRPENGLWPAIWTKGADRPWPQCGEVDVMEFYQQQLLANTAYGSADHQVWDTVKTPISHFFGRDPDWGRHFHTWVMDWTAETIRLSVDGELLNQTDVSKAENPDGFNPFHQPHWLLLNLAIGSTGGDPAHTEFPATLEVDYVRVYVP
- a CDS encoding OsmC family protein, giving the protein MMKVEWKGGMAFEATGANGESFVMDAHPDHGGEDGGVSPVEALLAAAAACSGMDVVSILRKKQQKLTSYRIEVSIERDPPGEWPRPIKKMSVRHIVQGDGLDEAAVARSIQLSDEKYCTVLATLRLSPQIESTYTVE
- a CDS encoding magnesium transporter CorA family protein, translating into MSLAPEYRAACLDPTGRVVTLHPGEPFPANGLTWLLAGHPLPDPPDPLAALAAQFPLTAGDFADGFFRIGIESRPAGIALLCTFSRCSPEPEYIPIAVYVTQSSLLTVCKSPIPAFDELFDAWSCEPQEHGSTSSRLLYSVLDLCVDSFFPVVDELHDRIDDLEDRIFAENGNHSGEAIRIKKMLLTVRKNVSPLRENINSLIRIGQPSVQPGDLPEYQDLYNHSLRLAENIDLGRDMVSGLMDVQLSITGNRLNEIMRTLTIISTILMTSALIAGIYGMNFKFIPELDWKLGYPFAVGLMVLSGFGIYYWFRKLGFVGRD
- a CDS encoding DinB family protein — encoded protein: MTVQEFIANETSRAAEALIHQATRMPDGKPSWNPMEEGRSALDQVAECALIGESLPGIIANRKMPDFTAEMMEQFDRDKRSMDLQTATSRLREATAKLCEAIRATPDADLLESMPFWGPEPWTVAAVLNFHNWNMVYHVGQVNYIQTLYGDKDMG
- a CDS encoding aldehyde dehydrogenase family protein; the protein is MSRFDDVLARLIPDLDQYRGNDLAVASPIDGSPLATLRKHSPAEIDAILARSVEAFHAWREVPAPRRGELVRQLGNKLREHKEGLAQLVTIECGKILEEGRGEVQEMIDICDFAVGLSRQLYGLTIQSERPNHSMQENWLPLGPVGIISAFNFPVAVWSWNAALAFVCGDSTVWKPSEKTPLTALAVQHLLNEVLAGFPDAPKNLSQVILGAVAEGNQMVEDRRIPLISATGSTRMGAAVGPKVAARFGRSLLELGGNNAVIVTPSADLGVAVPSILFGSVGTAGQRCTTTRRVFVHESIIDKVFDTLKAAYLQIGAGKVGDPLEATTLVGPLIDGAAFDCMQSAIDAARPHAAEIVGGHRLREESGGYYAHPCLVRLKNHPDVIHTETFAPLTYLIPYSDLAGAMAMHNSVPQGLSSAIMTTDVREAEFFKRHSDCGIANVNTGTSGAEIGGAFGGEKETGGGRESGSDSWKAYMRRQTSTTYFGLEKPALAQGISFDA